A part of Xenopus tropicalis strain Nigerian chromosome 4, UCB_Xtro_10.0, whole genome shotgun sequence genomic DNA contains:
- the henmt1 gene encoding small RNA 2'-O-methyltransferase isoform X1, which produces MELEFFKPPLYQQRYQFVKSYVDTYKPKKVADLGCSTCSLLHTLRFWDCIKVLVGLDIDEDVLSRKKFTLTPLPAHYLEPRNTSLTINLYQGSVTQKDPALLGFDLITCIELIEHLEAEELENFREVLFGFMAPITVIISTPNAEFNILFPKCTGFRHPDHKFEWNRREFQSWATEVAKCFNYTVEITGVGEPPRDSKNVGFCSQIAVFTRNYTESEESLQRKMECKSVYKTVLHIVYPSLQEEKYLRRAVQKVALFHAYQIKANFLQQFIHREEEEEPHNTDTEHRPCMDLKLTSRWPTLPQTEQDESMEPFLQEDTLYVPLKKIFSVPKVKELCGNMDNLRTMITGEATLSNDGNAILYHIDLENSC; this is translated from the exons GTTGCTGATCTTGGATGCAGCACGTGTTCACTGCTTCACACACTCAGGTTCTGGGACTGCATCAAGGTGCTTGTGGGTTTGGACATTGATGAAGATGTGCTGAGCCGAAAAAA GTTTACCTTGACTCCTCTACCAGCTCATTACCTTGAGCCCAGGAACACCTCATTGACAATAAACCTATACCAGGGCTCTGTGACACAAAAAGATCCAGCCCTTCTTGGCTTCGACCTCATAACATGCATTGAGTT GATAGAACATTTGGAAGCAGAGGAGCTGGAGAACTTCCGAGAAGTGTTATTTGGTTTCATGGCTCCAATCACTGTGATAATAAGCACCCCTAATGCTGAATTTAACATCCTGTTTCCCAAATGCACAGGCTTTAGGCATCCTGATCACAAGTTTGAATGGAACCGCAGAGAATTTCAGAGTTG GGCTACAGAAGTTGCTAAGTGCTTTAATTACACTGTGGAAATTACTGGTGTTGGAGAGCCTCCTCGGGATTCCAAAAATGTTGGGTTTTGTTCCCAAATAGCAGTTTTTACCCGAAATTACACAGAGAGTGAAGAATCACTTCAAAGGAAAATGGAATGTAAGAGTGTATACAAAACT GTGCTGCACATTGTATACCCAAGTCTTCAAGAGGAGAAATACCTGCGTCGGGCCGTACAGAAAGTAGCATTATTCCACGCATACCAGATAAAGGCAAATTTTCTACAGCAATTTATCCAcagagaagaggaggaggagccaCACAATACAGATACTGAGCATAGACCCTGCATGGACTTAAAGCTGACTTCCAGATGGCCAACACTACCTCAGACAGAGCAGGATGAAAGCATGGAACCTTTCCTTCAAGAAGATACTCTTTATGTGCCTCTGAAAAAGATCTTCTCTGTCCCAAAAGTAAAGGAACTTTGTGGGAATATGGATAATCTAAGAACAATGATAACTGGAGAAGCCACTCTTAGTAATGATGGCAATGCCATTTTATATCATATTGATCTAGAAAACAGTTGTTAG